The following proteins are encoded in a genomic region of Paenibacillus sp. FSL H3-0469:
- a CDS encoding TetR/AcrR family transcriptional regulator produces MYRIGNDKRKTQSARLVCKGLEELMRTHNYNDITVTSLINTSGVGRATFYRLFDDKSDVVLYQMESVFTELLRSVGPYSDPNAMVMDLFELCFGRKEFFLSIIQANLYGEFQTRLASILSQKLSFVQERTGLDDRNWQYFIQVRTAMLLSALRVAITQFNEDNPVEVLETLNKLFGKQPALFHEAGTAAGAQE; encoded by the coding sequence ATGTATCGTATTGGCAATGATAAACGGAAGACACAATCGGCCAGACTGGTCTGTAAGGGCCTGGAGGAATTGATGCGGACGCATAATTATAACGACATCACCGTTACCAGCCTTATCAACACCTCCGGTGTCGGCAGAGCGACCTTTTACCGCTTGTTTGACGACAAGTCAGATGTAGTTCTATACCAGATGGAATCCGTCTTCACTGAATTATTAAGGAGTGTCGGCCCTTATTCCGACCCTAACGCGATGGTCATGGATTTATTTGAGCTTTGTTTTGGTCGAAAAGAGTTCTTTCTATCGATCATCCAAGCCAATTTGTACGGAGAGTTTCAAACCCGGCTCGCCAGCATCCTCAGTCAAAAACTGAGCTTCGTTCAAGAACGGACCGGCTTGGATGACAGGAATTGGCAGTACTTTATACAAGTCCGCACGGCGATGCTGTTGTCGGCTTTGCGCGTTGCCATTACTCAGTTTAACGAGGACAATCCGGTGGAAGTGCTGGAGACACTGAACAAGCTTTTCGGCAAGCAGCCGGCGTTATTCCATGAAGCGGGGACAGCCGCGGGAGCTCAGGAGTGA
- a CDS encoding AraC family transcriptional regulator: protein MKNVLEEIMELMKDAGTRQIETGVPGLSMIKGEIPNHQLAALYEPMIGFTVQGRKILSIGGRSTELAGPSYYVLPVHVPATAVVHPDRDGHPYMSLGLKLNQNVLQSLLRDLQENLLPAASGPFAACGMDIELMEAWLRLLRLSKASRDIPALAPAYEREILYRVLMGPQGGELRQLGQRESDLSRISQIVKWFRSNFMRPIDIGELASKSGMAINTFHRQFKRATGLSPIQFQKQLRLLEARNLIAFEGYPVASAAYHVGYQSPSQFNREYSRFFGASPARDTESLRQIESMRD from the coding sequence ATGAAAAATGTCCTTGAAGAAATAATGGAGCTGATGAAGGATGCGGGCACCAGGCAGATTGAAACCGGAGTACCAGGGCTGAGTATGATTAAAGGAGAGATCCCCAATCATCAGCTTGCAGCGCTGTACGAGCCGATGATTGGTTTTACGGTTCAAGGAAGAAAGATTCTATCCATAGGGGGGCGCAGCACAGAACTGGCAGGACCCTCTTATTACGTGTTACCGGTACATGTTCCTGCAACGGCGGTTGTGCATCCAGACCGTGATGGCCATCCTTATATGTCCCTTGGTCTGAAGTTGAATCAGAATGTTCTTCAGAGTCTGCTAAGAGATCTCCAGGAGAATCTATTACCGGCTGCTTCCGGGCCATTCGCAGCTTGCGGCATGGATATTGAATTGATGGAGGCTTGGCTGCGTTTATTGCGATTATCCAAAGCGTCAAGAGATATTCCGGCTCTTGCACCGGCTTATGAGCGCGAAATCCTGTATCGCGTACTGATGGGACCACAAGGAGGGGAGCTGAGGCAATTGGGTCAGCGGGAAAGTGACCTATCCCGGATATCCCAAATTGTGAAATGGTTCCGGAGTAATTTTATGAGGCCCATAGACATTGGTGAGCTGGCATCGAAATCGGGCATGGCTATAAATACCTTTCACCGGCAGTTTAAACGGGCTACGGGGTTAAGTCCTATTCAATTTCAAAAGCAATTAAGGCTCCTGGAGGCCAGAAACCTTATTGCCTTCGAGGGCTATCCGGTAGCAAGTGCTGCATACCATGTAGGCTATCAGAGTCCTTCACAGTTCAACCGCGAGTATTCCCGGTTCTTCGGTGCATCTCCTGCCCGTGACACGGAGAGCTTAAGACAAATTGAAAGCATGAGGGATTAG
- a CDS encoding SDR family oxidoreductase, whose protein sequence is MTIAIITGGSNGIGRAAALELGKRGISVILTYNSYKERAEDVVKEIEKNESVRAVALKLDLTQISTFAGFTQEVKESLRNIWNRTTFDYLVNNGGIGGPMLFNEMSEEYFDKILNTNFKGPVFLTQQLAGFMEDAGAIVNTTSSSKNQSFPGYSVYGSLKSAFSTWTRYIAKELAPRQIRVNAVSPGPTHSNFGDGVFDKHPEFIKPLAEQSVFGRIGHPEDIAKVIVSLLSDEFGWVTAQDIEVSGGHLL, encoded by the coding sequence ATGACAATTGCGATAATAACGGGTGGAAGTAATGGTATTGGAAGAGCGGCGGCGCTGGAGCTTGGCAAACGCGGGATTAGCGTCATTCTCACCTACAATTCCTACAAGGAACGTGCGGAAGATGTTGTAAAGGAAATTGAGAAAAATGAAAGTGTCCGGGCAGTCGCACTGAAGCTGGATCTGACGCAGATCTCAACCTTTGCAGGCTTTACTCAAGAAGTGAAGGAGAGTCTCCGTAACATTTGGAACCGGACAACCTTTGATTACTTGGTGAATAATGGCGGTATCGGCGGGCCCATGCTGTTCAATGAGATGAGTGAGGAATATTTCGACAAGATTCTGAATACGAACTTCAAAGGACCTGTTTTTCTAACACAACAGCTTGCCGGATTCATGGAGGACGCCGGAGCTATTGTCAATACCACGAGTTCATCCAAAAACCAATCATTTCCGGGCTATTCCGTCTATGGCTCGTTAAAATCAGCATTCTCAACTTGGACCCGCTACATTGCCAAGGAGCTTGCACCGCGCCAAATCCGGGTCAACGCCGTGTCTCCTGGTCCTACGCACAGCAATTTTGGCGATGGAGTATTCGATAAACATCCCGAATTCATTAAGCCGCTGGCTGAGCAATCTGTATTCGGCAGAATCGGCCACCCCGAAGATATAGCGAAGGTTATTGTAAGCTTGTTGTCCGATGAATTCGGGTGGGTTACAGCCCAGGACATTGAAGTGTCTGGCGGGCATTTGCTTTAA
- a CDS encoding amidohydrolase family protein, translating into MKNQIRKSVLKTGGFTLLSVLLFGIVLLLMISSGERGYAYLILAACIGGLVFVRRSAFWHGWRVPLCWVVALAVAWTGLFAGQPLPVIGTYTGLRLEQPSASYELLLNNVTIVDTRTGGLTSGMSILCAGGVIRAIGPTGTLEAGENTKVVDAAGKYAVPGYLNMHMHVIGDKHTDETMESLLANGITGFRQMSGSYELLKEWHSGAFTHSVDRAALITMPGDVLTPINAPTPSVAAEFVRLQKQAGADFIKVGGVTPEVLQAIQAEADRLNLPVAGHVLSDMDLKEAARQGFKSVEHFGINNGSLISSSTDEERLRAQAKSVPAITGNPVFVQLMKIKGLRDFVNAKVLETAIKTSGGKEEEAELMHIINTYSGEKAKELADVYVQYNTWQSPTMIRMRSGLFSNGSEATAQGLYDLYLKLVKTYDTEGVKLLAGTDGGSGDSWQVAGYSLHEEFDELERAGIPPLHVLQMATLNGAEFLDRMDDMGTVDIGKIADMVLLDANPIESVQNLHKINAVIRAGAYHDNQMLSSIKQRLGTI; encoded by the coding sequence ATGAAGAATCAGATCAGAAAAAGCGTTTTGAAGACCGGTGGATTCACACTGCTGTCTGTGCTCCTCTTTGGAATTGTGCTCCTGCTGATGATCAGCAGCGGCGAACGCGGGTATGCATATCTGATACTGGCAGCCTGTATCGGAGGGCTAGTGTTTGTGAGAAGATCGGCCTTCTGGCACGGGTGGCGCGTCCCGCTCTGTTGGGTCGTCGCTCTGGCTGTGGCTTGGACAGGTTTGTTCGCAGGGCAGCCATTGCCCGTTATCGGCACCTACACAGGACTCCGACTGGAACAGCCAAGCGCGTCCTATGAGCTTTTGCTGAATAACGTCACTATTGTGGATACACGCACCGGCGGCTTAACTTCGGGCATGAGCATTCTGTGCGCCGGCGGGGTGATCAGGGCCATTGGTCCAACGGGCACACTTGAGGCGGGTGAGAATACTAAGGTTGTTGATGCTGCGGGGAAATACGCCGTTCCCGGCTATCTGAATATGCATATGCATGTCATCGGGGACAAGCACACCGACGAGACGATGGAGAGTCTTTTGGCTAACGGGATCACAGGATTCAGACAGATGAGCGGTTCGTACGAGCTATTGAAGGAATGGCACTCCGGCGCTTTTACCCATTCCGTAGACCGTGCTGCGCTCATCACCATGCCTGGCGATGTGCTTACACCAATCAACGCGCCGACGCCCTCGGTTGCCGCTGAATTTGTCCGGCTGCAAAAGCAGGCAGGGGCTGATTTCATCAAAGTGGGCGGTGTTACACCCGAGGTGCTCCAGGCCATTCAGGCGGAAGCGGACAGATTGAATCTGCCGGTTGCGGGACATGTGCTTTCCGATATGGATTTAAAGGAGGCCGCCAGGCAGGGCTTCAAGAGTGTAGAGCATTTCGGCATCAACAACGGGAGCCTGATCTCAAGCTCCACGGATGAAGAGAGGCTGCGGGCACAGGCCAAGAGCGTACCGGCTATCACGGGCAATCCGGTTTTTGTGCAGCTGATGAAGATCAAGGGACTGCGGGATTTCGTGAATGCTAAGGTGCTGGAGACGGCCATCAAAACCTCAGGCGGTAAAGAGGAGGAGGCGGAGCTGATGCATATCATCAATACGTATAGCGGGGAAAAGGCTAAGGAACTAGCTGATGTGTATGTACAATACAATACCTGGCAGAGTCCGACTATGATACGTATGCGGTCTGGCCTATTCTCCAATGGCAGTGAGGCTACCGCCCAGGGCCTTTACGATCTGTACCTGAAGCTTGTCAAGACTTATGATACGGAGGGCGTCAAGCTGCTGGCGGGTACAGACGGGGGCAGCGGAGACAGCTGGCAGGTTGCGGGCTATTCCCTTCACGAGGAATTCGACGAGCTGGAGAGAGCCGGCATCCCTCCGCTGCATGTTCTTCAGATGGCCACGCTGAACGGGGCTGAATTTCTGGACCGGATGGACGATATGGGCACCGTAGACATTGGAAAAATCGCCGACATGGTCCTTTTGGATGCCAATCCCATTGAAAGTGTACAAAATCTTCATAAAATCAATGCTGTGATACGGGCCGGTGCTTATCACGATAATCAAATGCTTAGTTCGATTAAGCAAAGGCTGGGAACGATATGA